TTCTTGTTAAGActacttttcaaatgtattcaaatacttttttttaagttcaataaatgaatacctaattaataatcaataattcaatCAATTCAATAACAAGTCTACTACCCACGCCATGaggtactattattaaatagtttcttTAATCAAGCCAACCAAACCCTCTTATGTAACCCTCCATCTATTgtgcttattttaaaaatattttatatatattgtacaaattaaaataaatatgacataaaaaaaagttcaataacattattaacattaataccaaaacttgtattaaaattataaactactacCACAGTACCACCCATTAAATAAGAAGAAAGACTAATTAAAGATTCAAGATAAATGCCAATCCAACCAGTGGTGGTCAGTGTTTTGTATTCTTGTATGCCATGGTATAATACGGGAGTGAGGAGCCGACGGGGGTTTCAGTATTTACTCATTCTGTTATCTGCTTGTATTTTGGCGaaaccttatttataaattatgagaagttagaaacattttaaagtaatattgtagaaacaaaattaagtatagtaattaaaataatacattccaAAATATTAGTAATTGGAATTTAGAATAGACCAcgagaattaaaaaaagtatttagtattttagaataaaaatacaaacaaaaagtattttttaagtatttaaaatacattggtcaaaaagtatttaaatacgagtatttgaatacttaacaagactggTAACCTACTATAACTAGCACTATATGAATAttacacatacctacctaatgtgcCTACTGCCTATGAATCTATGGActatgatgtatataatatccgATCTAGCGGCCGTATAAATAAGTAGCTACTCTGGTACTACTAAAAACCTTGTTCAAAATTACCAGTATTTACGATAATTAGGTAGATAGCAGGTATATCTCATgcttattacctaatattatatccttGTCGTTTGGTCAACGCATTATTATATGGGCACAATCGACAATCGTGTTCACACGTATATAGATATAGTTGATTTTCattgtgtctatgtatatataatattatatatttatataggtattacctatattatatatatatataaaacaagtcTCTTATACAGACATTTGTTTAccataagtttataaataacaataatattttaggtggttatttaatatatatatattatacaaagccatataggtacaattcGATAtactatattggtaggtatgtaGAATGGTGCGTAACCTTGAAATCAgactaaacaaatttaaaaataaataacaattcttTATGATGTAGGTAAGTaagtatttcaatatattttttttttcaaatattcagaaaaaaatagtaCTCAttgatttaaatacctacctatctaggTATAAGACGTATCATAGGcgtgatgaatttatttaggaGGGCTATAGCCTATTACGTTTTTAGTACaccacataatatattctaaaaatatacgGGATGGGGAGGCTAAACATTTCCAGGGGGCTGTAGCTCCcttagacccccccccccccccttacccATTCTATGCCTATGTTAGGTACGCATtttgataacaaaataaaagtactACCTATTTACAATACTGTGCTGAATActgatttcatattattattatttaaaagccAACTCTGATATTATCGAatactatatacttaaataattagattgaTTACAAGTGGTCATGTGTGGGTGGCGGGGAAAGGAtgtgcgtatttttttttataaatttttttttggtttgctaaCAATTAAGTCAATGTGTCGACGcctgttgtatattattttattctgatacctacctactgaatTAGTACCTTCtcaataggtaataactaattactatgtattttttttacttcttaAATTAATTGTTGCTGTGGTTTAATagagaacaaataataataattagtaaaaatagcATTTGTAgtgagtttaaattttaaatctcatcgcctacctacctattacaacaggtattaattattctataaaGGCTATATAGGTAGTGAGTGCTCGGGAATTTATAGCAttgaaaatcatgaaaatatgcacaaaaaaatttGCCTAAGTATAAAGCTGAATGAAAATAtgcagttaaaattgtatacaaccgtaaaaataatatataaataaaaaaaaaacatttttacatttcaaatgtacaacaaaaatgtgctaataggtaggtactaatcagtaagaaaaaaatactgaaaacaCGATTCTACAAGCTATGAGAGCCGTCGATACGATACCTACAGACGTGCGAGCACGTAGTTAACTATATATAGCCGACAAAAACTGTTAAACAAAAAACCTGAGTGTTCCtagtcaaataatatattatctgtgtttgatGATTGACAACTATAATTGATCTCATTAACAAacggaaaatattttgatgatttaattaaaaatagttgtagTTTACTGttcctaaataaaaaaagaaacgtACCTATTCCACATATTTTACCAAATGTAATACACATTATGCAcataactgttatttttaaaaaatgcaaaaatatgcagttttttattggtttttagatttattacagttaataggtacctacaacacgAAAAATATTTCTCTTTTGGATTACTTAGTacctattcaataaaaatatatatttcaataggtatacaataataacctaaccctaactatactatattatcaagtataggcAGTGGTCGGGAGTAGCGCACTACTTTATTTGTAGCGATTGACGTAGCGTCGCTACATTACGCCTTAGATAGCGAAACACTATAGCGCGCTAACCAtgtttaacctaacctaacctacaatCTAATTGGTGATTATTAAAAACGAAGGAATCAATGGACTTTTGACAGTTTTcatgtcaacatttaaaataaattacatctatagatatttattttacttcaacATGTTGTAAATtagaaaaagttaaaaaatgtatacaaacaattttattcaaacacTAACCATCTCAAAATGTGGataggtattatttgttttattgtactagtaaataatagtattatttctatgcataaacattttttttatattttcactgtTTGTCACATACCTAATTGTATACAGcttaactaaatattaagtTCAGTATTGAAAATACGAAtagagtattattataattataatttaaaactacaaGTAAgacttttttataactttataagcataataacattttataattcatatttcataatgatattgtgatgttaatattttatgtcataTATAACTAATCaacaatagatttttaaaagaacaggtataaaactacaaaacttcattattttacaataaaattgttttcaataaaagcatattgtacaaaataattattgtccaatgcactaaaatgcatttgtcaattaatataaacaatcaacAAAATCTagtaaatgaataatttatcatctatttaataatttttaaatactaataaacaaCAGCAATGTTATACTCCAAGTAATTCAGGAGGACGCATTAtggattttttttctacattatacatattgtttgGGAAATTAGAAAACgaacaacaatatataaatatatttataattcacataACTGGATTTGagattttactttaataattaaaacaaaatattgaaataactgAAAGTatgctattatttaataaaaaaaaaaaaaaccggtatATTGACTTAATTCTATTGACAAGGTAAGAAATTAATTGGACGGGGTATcaagaaataaacaaaataagttaTGTGCAGGattttcttttgaaaaaaataaatatcattatcagTACACAGTTTATGCAGCCTTTGCGGACAGTTTGCTGACCAATTCCTTCATCTTTTCAGTAGAGAAGGATTTGGGGCGTTCGATGGGAAGACCAAGACCGCGGTCCCAAACCAAAGAAGCTAATACTCCTAGAGCGCGGGATACTCCAAACAATACTGTATAGTAGTTCATTTCTTTCAAGCCGtagtactataaaataatattaaaaatgtaagaatGATTTgagacagtataatattataatattttatatctaggTAAATCCACGCACCTGTAATAAAACTCCAGAATGAGCATCTACATTGGGCCATGGGTTCTTGACTTTGCCAAGGTCATTAAGTACTGGAGGTACAACTTCAAATACTTGTGATACTAATTTGAACAATGGATCATTAGGTAAATGTTTCAAAGCAAACTCGCGTTGGCAAGTGTAACGTGGGTCGGTTTTACGTAGCACAGCATGTCCATATCCTGGTACAACTTGTCCacttttcaatgtttttaaaatgaattctTTTAGTTGTTCTTTGGTTACAGAATCTCCAACTTCTTTACGTAATTTTTGCAACCATATTAAAACCTAAAGAtggaattaatataaatttattttaaatgatttgtaattctgaattcatattatttgattatattaaatattacgctaaaaccattaattaattatacatgtaaCTCTTGAGCAGAAGCGTATATAGGGGAGGTCCCTTTGACAGGGTCCATAATGAAATTATAGgttcaattaaaaaacattgtatGCATATTGCTTTATggatatactatattacataaCCATACCCCTGTTGCCTGTACGTACTTTTGAAGTCATACCTAAGGTTTATGTTTTTTGATAGTTTATATCAGGGTGGTCCAACCTTTTATAGTTGGCGGGCCAATTTACACTTTCATAAATACACTGGGGGCcgccaaaagaaaaaaaaatctgtcaCACGTGAATTCGGAATCACTGTAGCTACTAAACAAACACAATACCTACGCACAAATAAAGCGAGCTGAATTTAATCATGGTTATGGACGTTGCTCATGGCACTTATACCTatgttttatagtaatttttagtttttttctgaaaaaagttatgattttaatatgtcTTCTAGGGGCaggggacaaaaaaaaaaactgagggCTGCGGGTTGGACCACTCTAGtctatatgaattatgaaaGTTGGAATTAGAATTGTATACTTGCTGACAAGTGATAACCATCAATGTCAATTAGATACGTAAACAGAGcattctattttttaaaaattggtttccATTCAGTGTTGTATTTACACTGTTTACAGTCATATTTCAAAACTAGGtttgttaaaaacatttttgtggaATCAACAAGAAAAATGGAATTGTTAGATTATCAGGACTTCCTTTGATGATGATTCattgtaatataacatttattatagatgaaattgtcaatattttttttaaaaaatgtatataaaaattaatttttcatatataataattataatatagtaataaatattaataaaataaaatgctgCAATctcaatttatattgtttatgctTTAATAATAACCACTTAGCTCCCTAAAACATTTCTAGTTATTGCTATATTAGTGCTATGCTTGACTAGAGGTAAATGGGCCCCTAGTGAAAACAATTCCTATATACATCACTGTTCCTGAGTTTGATAAAAtctctaatattaaatataatcaccTCTTGGTTAGCAAGTCCATGCAATGGTCCAGCAAGACCACCCATACCAGCACTGAATGAAAGATAGGGATCAGATAAAGCGGATCCTACTAAATGAGTAGTATGAGCTGATACATTACCACCCTCGTGGTCAGAATGGATGGTCAAGTACAATCGCATAAGTTCAACAAATTCTTCAGAAGTATTTGCTCCTAACATGGATGTAAAGTTTGCACTCCAATCGCGTTCAGTGTCAATAGTGCCAACTTGATTTCCGCCGTGATAAATGTTCCTGTAGATTGTTGCTGCAATTACTGGTAATTTAGCAATCAAATCCATAGAGTCTTCATATGTATACtagatcaataaaattataaaataagttaaaatgttttgtgtTGCTGatataacaaacataaatattgaGTATATTTTGAACACAACATAcctaactaaaaacaaaaaatacccAAATCGGCCAATtgtttatatcattttttaatattaagtttgcAAAAAAGTTTTCAGGTttgaataacttattattaataacagattttagaatacaaactattttttttgtattagtgatgtcaaaaaaaaaaaacaatattacactgTCAAAGAACCTACTTCTTatcacatatttatttattttttattaggtaaataaaacTTGATACAAAATTTATTGTAAGGGAAGCATAAGAGTAAATGTGAAAACAATAGGTAGCGAGAGATAGCTTGATGGGCGGGAGTGGGAGAAACTGTTCATATTTTCaccttttattatttagatattgtttttattgctattattatttatggataCGAGTATGTGAGAAGTAGGAGATTAGGGAATTTTTGAAGATTAATGGTCATATACTATGGGACATCAGTTCGTTGTCTAAGACAGATGTTTTCAATCAGTGATATATGTgcgtatataaaattgtttatttatattgtatgtttcaaagtataaatatattacattattgtgaCGTTATAACGTGATGGTCTAAAACtacagataaaaaaaaccattgtgAAGATAGTCTTATTCTCATTTtacttatagatttataattgttactttttcaaaaatctattaatgttttaatgttttaagtgTGTTGTTCTAAAAAAAAGGTTAAGAAACACTGGTCCAATACACAGTCTGGAAAGCTTGTAAAGGTTTTATATGAAGGGCTTagcttgaaaacaaatttgaacACTGTAAGGTTATGATTGTTTTATAtactaaaatgttgtttttaaattctttgaATTTGACAGTAGTGGGAAGAGATGAAGGTGTatgtaaaattgtttacttttgtATTTTGTGAGTTAGGCCCCAGCAAGTCTTTTACAAGTGAAATGCTAAACATTTAGTTGCATTTTGACTTGGTATAACTGCATAATGTACTATTGAGTGATATACTTAACGGTTTAAGTCAGGCGCAGACTAAAGGTGAAAGACTGAAATGTATTTGGACCtacttttatgtattttgatttttcatttattggaCCAATTAGAAATTTGGTTTAggtaaaattgtataacatgGGTTGCTATCTTAATCTTCATTTGATACAAATAGAATGGTATCATACTCACAAGTCACTAGAGTTGCATGGCTTGTTTTGGGGGAGATCtgcattgtaaatattaaagaaGATAGGTAACATATTGTTTCCTTGGGGTATTTCaacattgattttatagtagaaagaattataatatcatattgctCTACAGCAGTCTGTTTTCAAGATAGGACTTAAAAGTTAGAAAATATGGTCAAACGCTTGTACTATATCAAGGAATAACTTTGAACAATGtttctcataatatattttattggtaattCAGTGTATTTGGttcattatcaaattatatgaCAATTTATGTTTGGTATGCTGATGAAGTGGCggtatataacattttagactTGTGCAGGAACCAACTAGCAACCTACTAGCTATGCAACtgatctatattaaataaataggtttttaatataggaataaagaaatatacataatgtatcagggttttctatataacatgaaagtattataaatttattataattaatgataaaagaAAAAACCACGAGAACTTACCTCCCAGTATTGTGACTTATGAACTCCATTGGTATAGGCCTGTACAAATTTGCTTTCTGAATTAAGCAAAGCAACAGCAGATGTTAATTGTGTCATGGGATGTACAGTGTTGGGCAGGTTATTAAGCATGGTGACAACATGTGATGGCAATTCAGCGCGCTCAGCCCAGGTTTTAGACACCCATTTAACTTGTTCAGGTGTTGGAATCTCGCCAGTTATCAAAAGCCAAAATAATCCTTCAGGAAGAGGTTCACAACCACCAGGTGCTTTGGgtaataatttttgacattCAGGAATAGAATAACCACGGAAACGAATACCCTCATCTGCGTCTAATACAGATGTTTCTGTAACTAAAGCCTTGATACCTCTCATACCACCATACATCTATAAAcaaatgaaaacatttaatttatatgagtatttttttttttatttggaattatatatatttaattaccatGTCTACAGTTACATCACCGACAACTGTAGATCCATGTTGCTTTCTGAAGGCTTTGATTTCCTCTCCACTCTGCTTTAATTTTTCAGCAACTACAGATTTCAGATCGGTAGATGCACATGCCATTGACCGGGAAGCAGTCCATAATGGAGCAGCGACCTAacaagaatatttaataattatatttcaaaaatgaacaaaataaattaaacaaatacacGGCTCATAtgcttattttataatacaaaacgtGCTTTCGCCCAATATacagattatatatttaatacaataaattgttagagaaataatttaattattaataaagctAAAAAAGAAGGGCCTTGATTAGCTAAATACCTCGCTAAATACATTCAGCGACAAAGTGGctcattttaaatcataaatagttGTGGAAGTAGTGAGTGAGAAAGGAACAGGGTGGCGAGAGATTTGGAGAGGGACATTGAAAAAGATTTTGGATAACAGGTACAGCAAATCGATTTTCCTTTGTAataaacgtaaaaataataaaaatgagaaaatcctttttttcaaaaatggttATTTAgtgagtttttgaaaaatatatatttttttaataattttattttattttaatattaaatttaagaggTAGATACCAgactatataaaattaaattagctaATAGgctatgtacttatatataaatatataatcataaagatcctacataatatgtattaggagaaagactattatttttttaatgataagataatgaaaaaataattttaagatttaattttaaaaataatttacatttcgacaattaattaaaaagtttagACTTATCTACGTAGGTAtggaatcataatattaaccaGGTacctaatcataaaaaataatttaatgatttttttttttatgatactgaTAAACTCGAGGATAAactatatattagataatttaatgatgcgtaacatttttaataataccacattttcaataattatttgaataagatAACACATTTAGTACATGTAAGTTCAATAggaataagtttttatttaacctGATGTTTAaacgaaatatttaattacctacctatatatagtataatttctgCCATtgacattactataatatattaataactgccttctgtttatttatttaaaaaacataaatatattttttatatatttaggtactcagtataatatatttatcgtttTAACTGAACttggttacctatattatgagaataaagtaggtactcataaattttaacaatcaaaaattgttttaacgacaatatttttacttcatactataagttacaacttatatttacaaaatctgtttcttgaataataaatatcaaatattataatcttttggTAGCAAAACAATACCTTTCTACAACAAAATGTATGTGTAACAAAAGTACCCCCCTTAATACCACTTAGTGACGCCTATAATTTCTGCTATTAATTTTAGGTATATCTCATATATAAGTTTCAAATTGTATACTCCTAAATATGTGTACGATTACCCATAGAGAATTAACAATACAAGGAagtacctactacaaaataactacaataaaacacagatattaaatgtaggtacctatatagtaaaagAACTTGAAAATACAAttgaataaatatgttattttctataagccataaacacatttatttatcaatGGAAAATTTTCTATGGGGTTGgactaataatgaaaatgttttgaTGATGGCTTTCAAGAGAAAATTTAGCATTGGAAGATATATTAGTTGCCTTAAAcagactaaaatattatacacttaaaaatgaatcaatattactataggtataataaaaaagaaaaactgaTATTATTCAAAACGAATGACATCAAAAAAAGAGCGTGGCCCTGTTGGAGAGTCAGCTATATTACCGCGGGCAGTCGGCCTGCCAGTCAGCGTGTTAAGGACTGCTAGACAAAATTctgttttattacaaatattgtcataaaatgttttaaatttggtacTGTACACTACTACATAAGTAAatctaatgtttatttttaaataaaatagatttacgTTCATAAcctattagttttataaatatgcaCCTAGTATCCtagtttataggtacctataaatcaATGTTCtattatatagacataatttaaaagtatctttAAGTCTTATTCAAATTATTCAGGAGCCTGATTACAGTTTAAGTAcccaatgataaaaaaaattgttaatttgcAATAAATTAGAGTCCAATACTAATTTGTGTCTCTTTATAATTATCAGGTCCAGATTGGGACAGTGAGCTACCAAGATAATCTTGGTGGGCCCAATCATGAGTATttgactataattatattttcatatgatAATGAGAAATTAGTAGAAGatacaattgaattaaattattgaatcatACAGTATCTGTAGTTGTAGTCAACAAACGTTAGAAATCCTAAAACTCTGTAGGCTTATACCAACCAAAGCTATAAACTTTTTATAGCaataaaattgcaaaaaataGGATAcccatatatgtataatatataattaaattattgtcaaaTTGATAAGCAACACTTAATCTAACACTTAATAAATAGACAATAATTCAACCATGACCcaatacctaaaaaataaaattggataTGGTGCCAAAAATGTAAGTCATTTCcattcattatattaaaataaaaaaataaattagcataTGTTGCCAATTTTTTAATGCCGTTTGAAGGGAATCACCTCAAGGTTGATGGAGGTCATTTATGAAATAGGTAATTACCTAATAACTCAAAACTGCTAGGTTGTGTATTGATAACACaggtcataaaaaataaatattcgaaGAAACTAACATAAAAATAGTCCTCTCCCCACCACATCTTGACTTAGATGTACACAAGCTACACAAAGTAATAGGTATGTAAGGTTACCTATCCAACAAATCGCACATAAATTCAGGAAATAGGTAATGAGTCATATCTTacggtaaaatttaaaatttaaacttggacaaaagcttatattattatactatagtatgatAAGATAGGTCCAGCAAAGTATCACAATTCACAAATCGTCGAGAAATTGATATTCGGTAGGAAAAATGGGCATATCACTCCGCGGAAAACACCTTAGCAGCGCGAGTGATGATGGGTGCCCGGAGTGGGGAAACTGAAAACGAACTTAAACGAAACCTTTCTAAGATTCAAAAGGTCGTTCTCCTGTCTAAACGTACCTGGTTGATTTCCAAGAGTTTGGAGGCGGTCGAACGGAACAGGCTCATTTTTGCGGCTGGGTGATGTCGAAGGAGCTAAAAAAACGAAttgtaaaaaacaaatcaataaaagCAACGGCCAAACGTGCTTCGAAAACTACTGTTTTCGTCCACACTTCACAACCTCCTTTacgtacaaaaaaatgtaatcaaagcGTTTGAGCGTGTTTGATTTCGAACATGCGCACCAGTCGGCAGAGCGGGCGGTAAAATGGCGTTGAGCTGTGGCGCGGGTCGGTCGTGAAAAGACCGAAGCCGAACGGGTACGGCGGCAGGCGAACCGAGCAAGTTGGAGTACGACcctggcggcggcggcggcgtcggcaaACGAGTTAGATCGGTAGGATGCCCTTCCCCAAGGTCCGGTGTGGCCGACACATCATCCACACGCAAAAATGACACTACGGTGACGTCACGAGTCGTTGCGATGCCCATCGTCGGTGTGACCACTGGGATGTGACCGAAATGTCGGCGCAAACGAGCACGGTAATAATGTAATCGTCCAACCACGATTATAAAgaacttaatacatttataatgtattatattatataattatatttctattataaatctTTAGAATCGTGGATCCAAGTATCCAACCCATGGGCCAcgattataaaatctatattctataatttgtGTTGAGTGTTTCAACCgcagaaaaattgaaaatattatattataataataattactcgtAGGTACCTCtactattatagataaatagtgGCAAATACTTGAAatactataaatcataatatacatagtattaatTGATAATGTCAATTGTCATTTGTGCGCTACTATGGTCGAGCGGTGAATGGTCGCGCGACCAACGTGTTATTTTATGATCGCAACCCAAGGGCaaggcaaaataaaataaaatatcagcaATTATCTACATCCAATAATCCTATCAAAGTGTTCTTCATACGTTATTTCCTAAACCAAAACTTTTTAAGAATAATTGCCTGCTGTATTGTGTATACCTATTGTACACGAACAACGGATGATATTGTGACCTAACAGTCGGGCTAACAACTAAACATAAAACAGTTAACAGTAAACACTACACTACAGGGCCGGAATAAGGTTTTTGCCGAACATAAGCTGCCTATAATAAATGTATCGCAtctaatttaaagaaaaaataagaatatagctatatggctatatagcaTGATCACCGTTCATCAAAAAAGTACGACTGATGCCTGATACGtgaatctttaaaaattaaaaattaaaaataatctataatgattatagataggtactataaaatgattattttttttgacatgTAGATCCTATTTACTTACAAAACTACAATTTGCCTATAAACGAAAAACAAGGCTTTCAAGTTTCAACatcatttttacacaaaataaaaatattacagtttcaAGTAATCATCGGTACCGTTGTACCGACATAACAAAACCATCAATTTGGATCTTAAATTACTTGAATATTCAATTTGTTTTCTTATAGGTACCCAGCAGAGTTAACCCGGGCGGAGTAGAGTAATAcggctacctatattatgaaataaaatactgttcaccagaataaaaaaacatagtgaaattttgaaatataaatccattaataataataaaaattaataatctctaATTAAACGTATACctgttaattttatgatattctagtacctatgtcctatacctatattaaatctATGTCAATTTATTACCTTATAATTAGTGGAATCTGGCCATCTGGGGTAAGACGAAACACTTAATGTTTAACTACCTGTCTACTTGTATagtatgttgtattttttaataaaact
The Metopolophium dirhodum isolate CAU chromosome 7, ASM1992520v1, whole genome shotgun sequence DNA segment above includes these coding regions:
- the LOC132948579 gene encoding probable citrate synthase 2, mitochondrial; its protein translation is MSLFRSTASKLLEINQVAAPLWTASRSMACASTDLKSVVAEKLKQSGEEIKAFRKQHGSTVVGDVTVDMMYGGMRGIKALVTETSVLDADEGIRFRGYSIPECQKLLPKAPGGCEPLPEGLFWLLITGEIPTPEQVKWVSKTWAERAELPSHVVTMLNNLPNTVHPMTQLTSAVALLNSESKFVQAYTNGVHKSQYWEYTYEDSMDLIAKLPVIAATIYRNIYHGGNQVGTIDTERDWSANFTSMLGANTSEEFVELMRLYLTIHSDHEGGNVSAHTTHLVGSALSDPYLSFSAGMGGLAGPLHGLANQEVLIWLQKLRKEVGDSVTKEQLKEFILKTLKSGQVVPGYGHAVLRKTDPRYTCQREFALKHLPNDPLFKLVSQVFEVVPPVLNDLGKVKNPWPNVDAHSGVLLQYYGLKEMNYYTVLFGVSRALGVLASLVWDRGLGLPIERPKSFSTEKMKELVSKLSAKAA